In Spirobacillus cienkowskii, a genomic segment contains:
- the rsmB gene encoding 16S rRNA (cytosine(967)-C(5))-methyltransferase RsmB gives MSTRSGSLTRAIAIDALTHVLTRNIHTDVALERLFANYPNLRSLDKAFIYEMVFGSLRWLAKMDWIMSHMLDRPFSSLDPRVANALRVGTYQIYYMDRVPERAAVSETVEAIKQVGVPNAASLVNAILRRVARKSEYFPKPDKATQPIEYYSMHYSFPNWMVERWYKQIPTERLEYLLANNNRIPKNTLKLISHNPLPDNELDLATYLLKTQSIESSWRPLVGTLRIESLPKLDECKAFQAGCYIVQDEAAQLSASLVQASPSDICLDACAAPGGKSLYLWESGVQPENLTVCDFAQKRLKILKENFTRTKLTGVDVLHGDVVEQCKGKQFDKILLDAPCSSMGVIRRHPEIKWLRTPNDIQNCSIEQARLLEGLSANVKIGGELIYIVCSFEIEETTHQINSFLEKHPEFEKVNPIERIHDFYKKYITRDNELLIFSGNPDDIDGFFAVVLKKIK, from the coding sequence ATGTCAACACGTTCTGGCTCGCTTACAAGGGCTATTGCCATTGACGCCTTAACGCACGTTCTTACACGCAACATCCACACTGATGTGGCATTAGAAAGATTATTTGCAAACTATCCAAACTTAAGATCGCTTGATAAGGCTTTTATTTACGAAATGGTATTTGGTTCATTAAGATGGTTAGCGAAAATGGACTGGATTATGTCACATATGCTTGACCGCCCATTTTCAAGTCTCGATCCACGAGTTGCGAATGCTTTAAGAGTTGGAACATACCAAATTTATTACATGGATAGAGTTCCAGAAAGAGCTGCTGTCTCTGAAACAGTTGAAGCTATTAAACAAGTTGGAGTTCCTAACGCTGCATCTCTTGTCAATGCAATTTTGCGTCGTGTTGCCCGTAAATCCGAATACTTCCCAAAACCCGATAAAGCCACACAGCCTATTGAATATTACTCAATGCATTATTCTTTTCCTAACTGGATGGTGGAAAGATGGTACAAACAAATACCAACAGAGAGACTTGAATACCTTTTAGCAAACAACAATAGAATTCCTAAAAACACGTTAAAACTCATTTCGCATAATCCATTGCCAGATAATGAATTAGATCTCGCAACATATTTATTAAAAACCCAATCTATTGAAAGCTCTTGGCGACCACTTGTTGGAACCCTACGCATTGAAAGTTTACCAAAACTTGATGAATGCAAGGCATTTCAGGCGGGATGTTATATTGTACAAGATGAAGCCGCTCAGTTATCTGCCTCATTAGTTCAAGCGTCACCTTCGGATATTTGTCTCGATGCATGTGCTGCCCCTGGAGGTAAATCGTTATATCTCTGGGAAAGTGGCGTGCAACCTGAAAATCTCACAGTTTGTGATTTTGCACAAAAGAGACTGAAAATTCTTAAAGAAAACTTTACAAGGACTAAGCTTACTGGAGTCGATGTTCTACATGGAGATGTTGTTGAGCAATGCAAAGGGAAGCAATTTGATAAAATATTGCTTGATGCGCCCTGTTCGTCAATGGGAGTGATCCGAAGACATCCTGAAATCAAATGGCTGCGCACACCAAATGACATTCAAAATTGCTCAATTGAACAAGCCCGTTTGCTAGAAGGATTATCAGCAAACGTTAAAATTGGCGGAGAGCTTATTTATATCGTGTGTAGCTTTGAAATAGAAGAAACTACACATCAAATAAATAGTTTTTTAGAAAAACATCCAGAATTTGAAAAAGTAAATCCAATAGAGCGGATTCATGATTTTTATAAGAAGTATATTACGAGAGACAATGAGCTTTTGATATTTTCTGGAAATCCTGATGATATTGATGGGTTTTTTGCTGTTGTTTTGAAAAAAATCAAATAA
- a CDS encoding phosphate acyltransferase: MLFELLTNDAREQIFSRAKNKKVALPEGNDERVISAAKILKKELNIECILGNIEDAAKQSQKTLEIMHKIAEKKGKKLSPKIEPFASDTTFTAGAQLFTGHVDAVVSGCVNSTAHVIRAALNTVGLKPETKVITSCFLLALPKATDGGENLVLFSDCGVIPQPTSTELADIAFLSQEAFAFWSGKEPRISFLSFSTVGSAEHPDVEKVRTAYKFFIDRHPSIIADGEVQFDAACVPSIAKRKNPSSHIAGKTNVFIFPDLDSGNIGYKITQRIGGAQAWGPILLGAAKPFSDLSRGASADDIAHAAVLTLALS; the protein is encoded by the coding sequence ATGCTTTTTGAATTATTAACAAATGATGCTAGAGAACAAATTTTTTCACGCGCAAAAAATAAAAAGGTTGCCCTACCAGAAGGAAACGATGAGCGCGTAATTTCTGCAGCAAAAATTTTAAAAAAAGAACTCAATATTGAATGCATTTTAGGCAATATAGAAGATGCTGCAAAGCAATCGCAAAAAACCTTAGAAATTATGCATAAAATTGCAGAAAAAAAAGGTAAAAAACTATCACCAAAAATTGAACCCTTCGCGTCTGATACCACTTTTACTGCAGGAGCTCAGTTGTTTACAGGACACGTGGATGCTGTGGTGTCTGGTTGTGTCAACTCAACAGCACATGTAATTCGAGCGGCATTAAATACAGTAGGATTAAAACCAGAAACGAAAGTGATCACAAGTTGCTTTTTACTTGCCTTGCCTAAAGCAACCGATGGTGGAGAAAACCTCGTATTATTTTCGGATTGCGGCGTTATTCCACAACCAACCAGCACAGAACTTGCAGATATTGCATTTTTATCGCAAGAAGCTTTTGCATTTTGGAGCGGAAAAGAACCTAGAATATCTTTTTTAAGCTTTTCAACGGTTGGAAGCGCAGAACATCCTGATGTCGAAAAAGTAAGAACAGCTTATAAGTTTTTTATTGATAGGCACCCGAGTATTATTGCTGATGGCGAAGTGCAATTTGATGCAGCATGCGTCCCAAGTATTGCAAAAAGAAAAAACCCAAGCAGCCACATTGCAGGGAAAACGAATGTGTTTATTTTTCCTGATCTTGATTCAGGAAACATTGGTTATAAAATTACTCAAAGAATTGGTGGCGCTCAGGCATGGGGACCCATTTTATTAGGAGCTGCAAAACCTTTTTCAGATCTATCTAGAGGTGCGTCTGCAGACGATATTGCTCATGCAGCTGTTTTAACCCTTGCCTTGAGTTAA
- a CDS encoding IS982 family transposase: MDWQSQLITVYLTTCDFFSQLSPTSFLKISPNSNPSFTDQEVTTIYIFGVLMKQKNIKAIFNFTKNFIPNWFPHLPSYEGFLSRLNSLSKLFPELANFILKNNKFKIPKTKSKPFILIDSLPIILTTGFRAHKCNTANDISAIGYCSSKDKFYYGLKLHLAALFQNKKLAAPIDFKITPAATHDLTAVKNDLLNFKHSQIFADRAYCDKSTKKNLNQINSKLHTPIKLSRNKKTLSSDEKVYSKSVSSIRQSIEILFNWLIESSGIQIASKVRSTKGLIVHVFGRFSACLFNYLFKF; the protein is encoded by the coding sequence ATGGACTGGCAGAGCCAACTCATCACTGTATACCTTACTACCTGCGATTTCTTTTCTCAACTCTCTCCAACCTCTTTTTTAAAAATTAGTCCAAACTCAAATCCCTCGTTCACAGACCAAGAAGTCACCACTATTTACATCTTTGGAGTTTTAATGAAACAAAAAAATATAAAAGCTATTTTTAACTTCACTAAAAATTTTATTCCAAACTGGTTTCCTCACTTGCCTTCTTATGAAGGATTTTTGTCAAGACTTAATAGCTTAAGTAAACTCTTTCCTGAACTTGCAAACTTTATTTTAAAAAATAATAAATTTAAAATCCCTAAAACAAAATCCAAACCTTTTATTCTTATTGACTCTTTACCTATTATACTCACAACTGGTTTTCGGGCGCACAAGTGCAATACTGCAAACGATATTTCTGCTATTGGCTATTGCTCTTCAAAAGATAAATTTTACTATGGGTTAAAACTTCATCTCGCTGCTTTGTTTCAAAATAAAAAACTTGCCGCACCTATTGATTTTAAAATCACACCCGCCGCAACTCACGACTTAACTGCTGTTAAGAATGATCTTTTAAACTTCAAACATTCGCAAATCTTTGCCGATCGTGCTTACTGTGACAAATCAACTAAAAAAAACTTGAATCAAATAAACTCTAAATTACACACACCAATTAAACTCTCTCGGAATAAAAAAACTCTTTCTAGTGATGAGAAAGTTTATTCTAAATCTGTTAGCTCTATTCGGCAGTCCATTGAAATCCTTTTTAACTGGTTAATTGAATCCAGCGGTATTCAAATCGCATCAAAAGTTCGATCGACTAAAGGCCTTATCGTCCATGTTTTCGGACGATTTTCTGCCTGCCTGTTTAACTACTTATTCAAATTCTAA
- a CDS encoding acetate kinase — MNILVINSGSSSLKFQIIETDKNFIENSTDKVKVKGLIDRIGTQALAKISVTNGVEIKESIAIRDHAAALDYIFRKITSGVLNIEGIFSLSDIDAVGHRVVHGGEKFSKSVLVDKTVLKQIEDCIDLAPLHNPANLKGIQATLALFGEKVPHAVVFDTAFHSTIPESNYLYAIPYQYYRRYGIRKYGFHGLSHRYVSYRYRKLVSLEREQLNIITIHLGNGCSICSIKEGKSYNTSMGFTPLAGLIMGTRAGDLDASIPEFIAHKEGITLSDIDILLNKASGLLGISGLTNDMRELLAEEKEHHDRRASLAIDMFNNRIKHYIGAYLAEMGGADVILFTGGIGENSAEIRKRICHGLEFLGIELDDKLNEQKCFGAEGDISSANSKIKTWVIPTNEELMIARDTFRCVKGLPSF, encoded by the coding sequence ATGAATATACTTGTTATCAATAGTGGAAGTTCTTCACTAAAATTTCAAATTATCGAAACTGATAAAAATTTTATTGAAAATTCAACAGATAAGGTCAAGGTTAAAGGGCTTATTGATAGAATTGGCACTCAAGCTTTGGCAAAAATTTCTGTAACAAATGGAGTTGAAATTAAAGAATCTATTGCAATTCGCGATCATGCAGCAGCTCTCGATTATATTTTTCGTAAAATTACATCAGGAGTCCTAAATATTGAAGGTATTTTTTCTTTATCTGACATTGATGCAGTTGGGCATCGCGTTGTTCATGGAGGCGAAAAATTTTCAAAATCTGTTCTTGTTGATAAAACTGTGTTAAAGCAAATAGAAGATTGTATTGATTTAGCACCATTACATAATCCTGCAAATTTAAAAGGTATACAAGCGACGCTTGCATTATTTGGAGAGAAAGTGCCACATGCTGTTGTTTTTGATACAGCATTTCATTCAACTATTCCCGAATCAAATTACTTGTACGCCATTCCATATCAATACTATCGTCGTTACGGAATTAGAAAATACGGATTTCATGGATTATCGCATCGCTATGTGAGTTATCGATATCGTAAATTGGTCTCTTTAGAACGAGAACAACTTAATATAATTACAATTCATCTTGGAAACGGTTGCTCCATTTGCTCAATTAAAGAAGGAAAATCTTATAATACGTCTATGGGATTCACTCCATTAGCAGGGCTAATTATGGGCACTCGTGCTGGCGATCTTGACGCCTCAATTCCTGAATTCATTGCCCATAAAGAAGGAATAACGCTTTCTGATATTGATATTTTATTAAATAAGGCTTCAGGATTACTTGGAATTTCTGGTCTTACAAACGATATGCGAGAGCTGCTAGCCGAAGAAAAAGAACATCACGATCGCAGAGCATCGTTAGCTATAGATATGTTTAATAATAGAATTAAACATTATATTGGCGCATATCTTGCAGAAATGGGCGGTGCGGATGTTATTTTATTTACTGGTGGTATTGGTGAAAATTCTGCAGAAATTCGTAAAAGAATTTGTCATGGTTTAGAGTTTTTAGGAATAGAGCTGGATGATAAACTCAATGAACAAAAATGTTTTGGTGCAGAAGGAGACATTTCATCAGCAAATAGCAAAATAAAGACATGGGTTATCCCTACCAATGAAGAACTTATGATTGCTAGGGATACATTTCGTTGTGTTAAGGGGCTGCCTTCTTTTTAA
- a CDS encoding SCO family protein, translating into MLSLITFFKSKKIQGYKILTLLICISNVTSGYSLEETDNSHITNKEVYEKLNYKINLNLKFTDGDGKTETLQEIFSRQKVTILTLNYYKCTTMCVFQYANLAQTLKQINWPIGKDFQVVSISFDPNDTFESAKKLQNTWIPKTGQNNAKWNFYVGEPSQIKALAENLNFYFEKDRETDEFAHTTALFFIKPDGTFYRYIYGMVYNEKDMKHALIETSNNKLGSFFDKITTKFSTYNPKIGRYSSSQNN; encoded by the coding sequence ATGTTAAGCTTAATTACATTTTTTAAAAGCAAAAAAATACAAGGGTATAAAATATTAACATTATTAATATGTATTTCTAACGTTACTAGCGGCTACTCTCTTGAAGAGACTGACAACAGTCATATAACAAATAAAGAAGTTTACGAGAAACTGAACTATAAAATTAATCTAAATTTAAAATTTACAGATGGTGATGGAAAAACAGAAACTTTGCAAGAAATTTTTTCTCGCCAAAAAGTAACAATTTTAACATTAAATTACTATAAATGTACAACTATGTGTGTTTTTCAGTATGCAAACTTAGCTCAAACGCTCAAACAAATAAACTGGCCAATTGGAAAAGATTTTCAAGTTGTTTCTATAAGCTTTGACCCTAATGACACTTTTGAAAGCGCAAAAAAATTACAAAACACCTGGATACCCAAAACAGGACAAAATAACGCAAAATGGAATTTTTATGTGGGAGAACCCAGCCAAATAAAAGCTCTTGCAGAAAATCTAAACTTTTATTTTGAAAAAGATCGTGAAACAGATGAATTTGCACATACAACAGCGCTTTTTTTTATAAAACCTGATGGCACTTTTTATCGATATATTTATGGTATGGTTTATAATGAAAAAGATATGAAACATGCTTTAATAGAAACTTCTAATAATAAACTAGGATCATTTTTTGATAAAATTACTACAAAATTTTCGACTTACAATCCTAAAATTGGTCGATATTCCTCTAGTCAGAATAATTGA
- the fusA gene encoding elongation factor G, whose product MATNQHLKKYRNIGIMAHIDAGKTTTSERILYYTGRSHKLGEVHEGTATMDWMVQEQERGITITSAATTTFWKDHRINLIDTPGHVDFTVEVERSLRVLDGAIAVFDAANGVEPQSETVWRQAERYHVPRIAFLNKMDKIGADHEMCLKSMQQKLNANAVFAQIPIGLENNFTGVIDLVRLVAYSWPTDNKDTPPVVNEIPKEYLDDALLYRQALIENLADFDDTLAEAVLSDSLVTNEQIIDALRQAVIAIKVVPIFLGSSFKNKGIQPLLDAVIDYLPSPLDLPPAEGIELEGVVSSNKRESSADKPFSGIVFKIMSDPFVGALFFMRIYSGTLKVGDAVLNTLKNKKERITKILQMHANDREELQSATAGDIVAVVGLKFATTGDTLCDTNAPIAYESMKFPDPVISLAIEPKSSGDLDKLQQSLQKLAQEDPSLKISTSEETGQVIISGMGELHLQIIADRLLREFKVNANVGKPQVSYRECISISAKASDTFSRTFQNKNYTAKVSLSVEPNKDKTDVEINVPTKPMVPLNVINAIKESLQGSVGSGTLCGYPLVNLKVTVTDYSFDPQAVDEVVYKVAANNTLRAALNAAKPVMMEPLMKVEVVVPVEYSGTIVSDMNGRRGQVLGLELRGHLQVVNAYIPLSELFGYETDIRSLSQGRASSSMHFSHYEILPKNLQEKILGI is encoded by the coding sequence ATGGCCACGAATCAACATCTTAAAAAGTATAGAAACATTGGCATTATGGCACATATTGACGCGGGTAAAACCACCACGTCAGAAAGAATTCTTTACTACACAGGCAGAAGTCACAAGCTTGGTGAAGTTCATGAAGGCACGGCAACAATGGATTGGATGGTTCAAGAACAAGAACGCGGAATCACCATTACATCGGCTGCAACAACAACTTTTTGGAAAGATCATCGCATTAATTTGATTGACACTCCTGGCCATGTTGATTTTACCGTTGAAGTCGAACGCTCTCTTCGCGTGTTAGATGGCGCAATTGCGGTTTTTGATGCCGCAAACGGCGTTGAACCTCAGTCAGAAACCGTATGGAGACAAGCTGAAAGATACCATGTACCAAGAATCGCGTTTTTAAATAAAATGGATAAAATTGGTGCGGATCATGAAATGTGTCTTAAATCAATGCAACAAAAATTAAATGCCAACGCTGTTTTTGCACAAATTCCAATTGGTCTTGAAAATAACTTTACTGGAGTTATTGACTTAGTTCGTTTAGTTGCTTATTCGTGGCCAACCGATAATAAAGACACCCCTCCAGTTGTTAATGAAATTCCTAAAGAATACCTCGATGACGCGTTATTATACAGACAAGCTCTAATAGAAAATCTAGCAGATTTTGATGATACTCTTGCTGAAGCAGTGTTATCAGATTCCCTAGTTACAAATGAACAGATTATAGATGCATTACGACAAGCGGTGATTGCAATTAAAGTTGTGCCTATTTTTTTGGGATCATCATTTAAAAATAAAGGAATTCAGCCTCTTTTAGATGCTGTTATTGATTATCTCCCTTCTCCACTTGATTTGCCTCCTGCAGAAGGAATTGAGTTAGAAGGAGTTGTCTCGTCAAACAAACGCGAGTCAAGCGCAGATAAACCTTTTTCTGGCATCGTATTTAAAATCATGAGCGATCCATTTGTTGGTGCATTGTTTTTTATGCGCATTTACTCGGGCACATTAAAAGTTGGTGATGCGGTTTTAAACACTTTAAAAAATAAAAAAGAGCGCATCACTAAAATTTTACAAATGCACGCTAACGATCGAGAAGAACTGCAGTCCGCAACGGCTGGTGATATTGTCGCAGTTGTAGGCTTAAAGTTTGCCACCACAGGTGACACGTTGTGCGATACCAACGCCCCTATTGCTTACGAATCCATGAAATTTCCAGATCCCGTTATTTCTCTTGCCATTGAGCCTAAAAGCTCTGGAGATTTAGATAAATTGCAACAAAGTTTGCAAAAACTTGCTCAAGAAGATCCTTCGTTAAAAATTTCAACCAGCGAGGAAACTGGTCAAGTTATTATCTCTGGAATGGGAGAATTGCATCTGCAAATTATAGCAGATCGCTTGTTACGTGAATTTAAAGTTAATGCAAATGTAGGAAAACCTCAGGTATCTTATAGAGAATGTATTTCAATTTCTGCTAAAGCAAGTGACACGTTTTCTAGAACCTTTCAAAATAAAAATTACACTGCAAAAGTATCTCTTAGCGTTGAACCAAACAAAGATAAAACTGACGTTGAAATCAACGTACCAACTAAACCAATGGTGCCATTAAATGTAATCAATGCTATAAAAGAGTCGCTACAAGGTTCGGTTGGAAGCGGTACGTTATGTGGCTATCCTCTTGTGAACTTAAAAGTAACTGTTACTGATTACTCTTTTGATCCCCAAGCTGTTGATGAAGTCGTTTATAAAGTTGCCGCAAACAATACACTGCGTGCAGCTTTAAATGCTGCAAAACCTGTGATGATGGAACCATTAATGAAAGTAGAAGTGGTAGTTCCTGTTGAATATAGCGGAACAATTGTATCTGACATGAACGGAAGACGCGGGCAAGTGCTTGGTCTCGAGCTCCGAGGTCACTTACAAGTTGTGAATGCCTATATTCCATTATCAGAGTTATTTGGTTACGAAACTGATATTCGCTCATTATCTCAAGGAAGGGCAAGCAGCTCCATGCACTTTTCTCATTATGAAATTCTACCAAAAAATTTACAAGAGAAGATTCTTGGCATATAA
- a CDS encoding c-type cytochrome: protein MKFKLIFTLILSYLYSERVYADKNDQLFTEGKSLYTTHCLMCHGNKGMGDGPVGNNLTKKLPPLKMISQKQIEDILKSGKIGVMPDYRTTLSAIQKQAVAFYIIKDFSKKP from the coding sequence ATGAAATTTAAATTAATCTTCACTTTAATTCTCTCTTACCTTTATTCTGAGAGAGTTTATGCTGATAAAAATGATCAACTCTTTACCGAAGGTAAAAGCCTTTACACGACCCATTGCTTAATGTGCCATGGGAATAAGGGGATGGGCGACGGACCTGTTGGAAATAATTTAACTAAAAAACTACCTCCGCTTAAAATGATTTCTCAAAAACAAATTGAAGACATTTTAAAAAGTGGAAAAATTGGCGTCATGCCAGACTATCGAACTACTTTAAGCGCAATTCAAAAACAAGCTGTAGCATTTTATATTATTAAAGATTTTAGTAAAAAACCTTAA
- the pckA gene encoding phosphoenolpyruvate carboxykinase (ATP) yields MVQKEIPNIFVEKIFYNLTPAILYEHALKFEESNMITNSGALSSLSGIKTGRSPKDKRIVKNSDSERDVNWGNINIPITQECFSSLKKNALEFLNKQPHLYICDVFAGWEKKFRLKVRVICTRPYHALFVNNMFIIPNAEELKEFNNPDCVIYNAGCYLPQISLQEIDSKTNISLNLETKEMIILGTEYAGEMKKGIFTLMNYLMPKQNVLSMHCSVTEGHKGDVSIFLGLSGTGKTTLSADPNRKLIGDDEHCWHDNGIFNIEGGCYAKCDNLSKEKEPEIFAAIGFGSLLENVVLHPTTRIPNYNDLSITENTRASYKLESIPSSKIPAITTHANNIIFLTCDAFGVLPAVSLLTPEQALYYFISGYTAKISGTEVGIKEPVATFSACFGAPFMVFSPIKYADLLKQKLQQDKNINTWLINTGWIGGAYGVGKRISLKYTRAIIDAIHDGTLIKEEFINFEIFNLKIPKNANRIPNHILNPKETWKNKLNYDDNRLKLAKLFIENFKNIQDINFLHHAGPQV; encoded by the coding sequence ATGGTACAAAAAGAAATCCCTAACATATTTGTAGAAAAAATTTTTTATAATTTAACTCCAGCAATACTTTATGAACATGCCTTAAAGTTTGAAGAAAGTAACATGATTACAAATTCTGGGGCATTATCCTCATTATCTGGGATAAAAACAGGAAGAAGTCCAAAAGATAAAAGAATTGTTAAAAATTCTGATAGCGAGCGGGATGTAAACTGGGGTAATATTAATATTCCAATCACACAAGAGTGTTTTAGCTCACTAAAAAAAAATGCTCTAGAATTTTTAAATAAACAACCTCATTTATATATTTGTGATGTGTTTGCAGGCTGGGAAAAAAAATTTAGATTAAAAGTTAGAGTTATTTGCACGCGTCCATATCATGCACTTTTTGTTAATAATATGTTTATTATACCTAACGCAGAAGAACTAAAAGAATTCAATAATCCAGACTGTGTCATTTATAATGCAGGCTGTTATTTACCGCAAATATCTTTGCAAGAAATAGATTCTAAAACAAATATCAGTCTTAATTTAGAAACAAAAGAAATGATCATTTTAGGAACAGAGTATGCAGGAGAAATGAAAAAAGGGATATTTACATTAATGAATTACCTTATGCCAAAACAAAATGTTTTATCAATGCATTGTTCTGTGACAGAAGGCCATAAAGGTGATGTGAGTATATTTTTAGGATTATCTGGTACAGGGAAAACTACGTTATCGGCCGATCCCAACAGAAAACTGATTGGAGATGATGAACATTGCTGGCATGATAATGGTATTTTTAATATTGAAGGTGGTTGTTATGCCAAATGTGATAACCTGTCTAAAGAAAAAGAACCAGAAATTTTTGCGGCAATTGGTTTTGGGAGTTTACTCGAAAATGTAGTGCTTCATCCGACAACTCGTATACCAAACTACAATGATTTAAGTATTACAGAAAACACGAGAGCCTCTTATAAGCTAGAATCTATCCCTAGCTCTAAAATACCTGCAATAACAACACATGCTAACAACATTATTTTTCTAACCTGCGATGCTTTTGGCGTATTGCCTGCTGTAAGTTTATTAACTCCAGAGCAAGCGTTATACTATTTTATTAGTGGATATACCGCCAAAATTTCTGGTACCGAAGTTGGTATCAAAGAACCAGTTGCCACGTTTTCTGCCTGCTTTGGCGCTCCATTTATGGTTTTTTCTCCTATTAAATATGCCGATTTATTAAAACAAAAGCTACAACAAGACAAAAATATCAATACCTGGCTTATCAATACAGGATGGATTGGTGGCGCCTATGGTGTTGGAAAACGCATTTCTTTAAAATATACCAGAGCAATTATCGATGCAATTCATGATGGTACTTTAATAAAAGAAGAATTTATAAATTTTGAAATTTTTAACCTTAAGATACCCAAAAACGCAAATCGCATACCAAACCATATTTTAAATCCAAAAGAAACTTGGAAAAACAAGCTTAATTACGACGATAATCGCCTTAAATTAGCTAAATTATTTATAGAAAACTTTAAAAATATTCAAGATATTAATTTCCTTCATCACGCCGGACCTCAAGTTTAA
- a CDS encoding IS630 family transposase, translating to MKKKFSKSGLYKFLQRTLIRRVVPRTKHIKNDPEKMAEWIKDLPNKINEIKVKNPGKKINIDFQDESRFGQMTIKAGIWSPFPIRPEFKTQMGYLNSWMYATANKDTGKYFGMILPNLNVENMQIFINEYSKTVPKNEHIIIILDGASAHKSKKLILPQNISFIFLPSFSPELNPIERLWSYFKRNHLSFKIYKDYEDLVQKCSSGWNQLTQKIVKSIMNSKPKASLC from the coding sequence ATTAAAAAAAAATTTAGTAAAAGTGGGTTATACAAGTTCCTTCAAAGAACATTAATAAGAAGAGTTGTTCCAAGAACAAAGCATATAAAAAATGATCCAGAAAAAATGGCCGAATGGATTAAAGATTTACCAAATAAAATTAATGAAATTAAAGTAAAAAATCCAGGAAAAAAAATAAACATAGATTTTCAAGATGAATCACGATTTGGACAAATGACAATAAAAGCTGGTATTTGGAGTCCTTTCCCAATCAGACCAGAATTTAAAACTCAAATGGGTTATTTAAACTCATGGATGTATGCTACTGCTAACAAAGATACGGGCAAATATTTTGGAATGATATTACCAAATTTAAATGTTGAAAACATGCAAATTTTTATCAATGAGTACTCCAAGACCGTACCTAAGAATGAGCATATTATTATTATACTAGATGGAGCTAGTGCACATAAAAGCAAAAAATTAATTTTACCCCAAAATATATCATTTATTTTTTTACCTTCATTTTCTCCAGAGTTAAATCCAATTGAAAGGTTATGGAGTTATTTTAAAAGGAATCACTTATCATTTAAAATTTATAAAGATTATGAAGATCTCGTTCAAAAATGCTCTAGTGGTTGGAATCAATTAACACAAAAAATTGTCAAGTCAATTATGAATTCAAAACCTAAGGCAAGCTTATGTTAA